A window of the Drosophila simulans strain w501 chromosome 2L, Prin_Dsim_3.1, whole genome shotgun sequence genome harbors these coding sequences:
- the LOC6731854 gene encoding acylphosphatase-2 isoform X1, whose protein sequence is MSSQIKKSKTTTKKLVKSAPKSVPNAAADDQIFCCQFEVFGHVQDFSGVFFRKHTQKKANELGITGWCMNTTRGTVQGMLEGSLDQMTDMKYWLQHKGSPRSVIEKAVFSENEALPINNFKMFSIRR, encoded by the exons atgagCAGTCAAATTAAAAAGTCCAAAACGACCACCAAGAAATTGGTGAAATCAGCTCCGAAAAGTGTTCCAAATGCTGCGGCAGATGATcaaattttttgttgccaatttGAAGTTTTTGGTCATGTGCAAG ACTTTTCAGGTGTCTTCTTTCGCAAG cACACTCAAAAAAAGGCCAATGAGCTGGGCATAACTGGCTGGTGCATGAACACAACTCGTGGAACGGTGCAGGGAATGCTCGAAGGATCCTTGGACCAAATGACTGATAT GAAATACTGGCTGCAGCACAAGGGAAGTCCACGTTCGGTGATCGAAAAGGCTGTATTCTCCGAGAATGAAGCACTGCCCATCAACAACTTTAAGATGTTCTCGATTCGTCGCTAG
- the LOC27206509 gene encoding LOW QUALITY PROTEIN: uncharacterized protein LOC27206509 (The sequence of the model RefSeq protein was modified relative to this genomic sequence to represent the inferred CDS: substituted 3 bases at 3 genomic stop codons), with amino-acid sequence MEETEILKNQNVPQTDKMKAASAHCEHNELHFRNHSYSEDSKESFGQMSLEQNKFNAVKNLTKQQSNLQDSKESRAQENTDEITKTSDEIRKPTETEEKRNISSNEKETKYFVLNNSNESKEQCQEEPKIERNQCNELIIDKISDETIIPKTKAQSQVKLNDAASDKTLTIEMTRKSRQLIAEETLNNPKEESSNVVENLPSPPEKPVKEEPQEAKEQDTTIPQSEEVKIEKLDQMEASTSSAAQEAEMEKPNEVMPGKEDYVDPREKIRKDMEEYFSGIQALEVKKTIRDELSAKEAEVILREDQRKRTWKAMLLSVTHTTXEDMVNTIWFNXXLFVSHSTSTGKPPKSAVQAIPQRTAKADFKRKMYVLKENYNYRLELLKQLKNDMKNNYKSEAQQLYIDYHSIKNQTLNSPPLKEMLDANEE; translated from the coding sequence ATGGAAGAGACCGAAATTctgaaaaatcaaaatgtgcCACAAACAGACAAGATGAAAGCAGCAAGTGCACACTGTGAACACAACGAGCTGCATTTCAGGAATCACTCATATTCAGAAGATTCTAAGGaatcttttggccaaatgagtCTTGAGCAAAATAAGTTCAATGCGGTCAAGAATCTTACGAAACAGCAATCGAATCTGCAAGATTCGAAAGAAAGTCGAGCACAGGAAAATACAGACGAAATAACGAAAACCTCAGACGAAATAAGGAAACCCACAGAAACTGAAGAAAAGCGGAACATTTCCAGTAACGAGAAAGaaacgaaatattttgttttaaacaatTCAAATGAATCAAAGGAACAATGCCAAGAAGAACCGAAGATAGAAAGGAACCAGTGCAATGAGTTAATTATTGACAAGATCTCTGATGAAACTATCATCCCGAAAACTAAGGCACAAAGTCAAGTGAAGTTAAATGATGCTGCTTCTGATAAAACGCTTACCATTGAGATGACCCGAAAATCAAGGCAATTAATTGCAGAAGAAACGTTGAATAACCCCAAAGAAGAAAGCTCAAATGTCGTGGAAAATTTACCAAGCCCACCAGAAAAACCAGTAAAGGAAGAACCTCAAGAAGCCAAGGAACAGGATACCACCATACCGCAATCCGAGGaagtgaaaattgaaaaactggATCAAATGGAGGCAAGTACTTCATCGGCAGCTCAGGAggcggaaatggaaaagccaaacgaagTAATGCCCGGCAAAGAGGACTATGTTGACCCGAGGGAAAAAATCAGGAAGGACATGGAAGAATATTTTAGTGGCATTCAGGCTCTGGAGGTCAAGAAGACAATTCGCGACGAGCTGAGTGCAAAGGAAGCTGAAGTCATTTTAAGAGAGGACCAGCGAAAGAGAACCTGGAAGGCAATGCTTCTATCAGTGACCCACACAACGTAAGAAGATATGGTGAATACTATATGGTTTAACTAATAATTGTTTGTTAGTCACAGCACTTCTACGGGTAAGCCGCCAAAATCCGCCGTACAAGCCATACCACAGCGCACCGCCAAGGCGGActtcaaaaggaaaatgtatgTCCTTAAGGAGAACTACAACTATCGGTTGGAGCTGCTGAAGCAGCTGAAAAACGACATGAAAAACAACTACAAAAGCGAGGCCCAGCAACTGTATATCGACTATCACTCCATCAAGAACCAGACCTTAAATAGCCCCCCTTTAAAAGAGATGCTAGACGCAAATGAGGAATAA
- the LOC6731854 gene encoding acylphosphatase-2 isoform X2 — MSSQIKKSKTTTKKLVKSAPKSVPNAAADDQIFCCQFEVFGHVQGVFFRKHTQKKANELGITGWCMNTTRGTVQGMLEGSLDQMTDMKYWLQHKGSPRSVIEKAVFSENEALPINNFKMFSIRR, encoded by the exons atgagCAGTCAAATTAAAAAGTCCAAAACGACCACCAAGAAATTGGTGAAATCAGCTCCGAAAAGTGTTCCAAATGCTGCGGCAGATGATcaaattttttgttgccaatttGAAGTTTTTGGTCATGTGCAAG GTGTCTTCTTTCGCAAG cACACTCAAAAAAAGGCCAATGAGCTGGGCATAACTGGCTGGTGCATGAACACAACTCGTGGAACGGTGCAGGGAATGCTCGAAGGATCCTTGGACCAAATGACTGATAT GAAATACTGGCTGCAGCACAAGGGAAGTCCACGTTCGGTGATCGAAAAGGCTGTATTCTCCGAGAATGAAGCACTGCCCATCAACAACTTTAAGATGTTCTCGATTCGTCGCTAG
- the LOC27207097 gene encoding uncharacterized protein LOC27207097 → MSNNKASSSRGRHPGIQFSTAMGTPETKRKMLLYRRLLCRELAREGKTPQEIARARNRTLQEQDQDRFPKS, encoded by the exons atgtcCAACAATAAGGC ATCCTCGTCCCGAGGCCGACATCCTGGGATTCAGTTCAGCACCGCCATGGGAACGCCGGAAACCAAGCGCAAGATGCTTCTCTATAGACGATTATTGTGCCGGGAGTTGGCCCGTGAGGGGAAAACTCCCCAAGAGATCGCCAGGGCCAGAAATCGAACGCTTcaggagcaggatcaggaCAGGTTTCCGAAGTCCTGA